In the Wyeomyia smithii strain HCP4-BCI-WySm-NY-G18 chromosome 2, ASM2978416v1, whole genome shotgun sequence genome, one interval contains:
- the LOC129723696 gene encoding protein mahjong isoform X3 produces MASPSDQAEVLRGRDLARIFQLWEERHSIPGYDPEPIVTRLAEIFEEETEVYMRKDPDPFDERHPSRTDPNSELGRMLKTLFRKDHFMTRLVNDYLRDNFFTRQNVQQCSQPLNIAACRLILVIMPGLETSAVFQAEFDHLITRLYGWAESSPEPLQSYATGLLGAAMEVQEIAVSFREQNIRLLPIMLRRLHVLQLAHRNRDRLLEAGEGTSSTAFQRMFQGEAAVISAKSTAGDSMIVDRADDHISRPFAHLGPSEVDGEFVVTNGPNPMSNLNALFQNENSQNTQDNGQSKSTHRNMIPIYPATIATSQMLILRYLTPMGEYQEFLPHVFEHNAMSLIFRYIENLDAKDTCLAFEALKYLASLLCHKKFSLEFIANGGLERLLKVPRPSLAATGVSIAFYYLAYCEDAMERICLMPQKIITELVSYALWLLGCSHDSGRCHATMFFGLSCQFKTMMDEFDKQDGLRKLYNVIAVLPILLPADDYNLNDDEECAARQVVRHVCVALKKYFENHLYYKYSQVTRQQCPTGTLAQPVFKSVKNSPEVISEQIKTLQELLPMKAPWTPVDEFLTLGGVNLLLRIIALAYEWNYSGRSCSAETVRAALDVLNVSCVIPRVHAVFCERIEFPDEGSAAGINIVLGAAEGEIVADAEVQKSALAVLVNTVCAPIHRPSGSLARFGSAKKRMPNKNSEELLQKVWESVRSNNGIIVLLSLMCVKTPITDADCIRGMACRALAGLARSETVQQIIGKLPLFVNGQLQSLMRDPILQEKRAEHVQFQKYALELMERVSGKAKTFNNQLDTSLADIHKANVVAQTKIQFNEQQLFQLIYQHLVARGLTETAASLVKEANITIPTTLQQQNAQVTNIGRNLHHSPFTFRSPNASMIQRARIRSKTTEAVFNHSTAQANLQAALAAASSEGNGLNNANGDPHQARQTDLLGSAGTAAVTALEPNPMEPFTPIKLIKKTNIASVSAGGPVGGSSSHGNSNNLNTPFSSLSSNSQQRSLQKQISATIDTASFLVPASTSSKTTAQDPVGCTVTLDTIITEYLTNQHALCKHPMSTCPQFDLFVPHKCPDPRPNRASGMSMNFAARFFKRHAGFSSRRFDRRLVHSNFSASRVLRPQDSDFFFTCCDFTPCATKLITGSHSGEVKIFNLSDSNEEFSYSCHESYLNSIKCSKDGRLLLTSCAWRSPMSVLWNIENNRFSHKLQWDEEEYLEFPNIMQDKVLATTGEVATIYDINTGQKILSLVPNIYNQYSKNRATFCPTDELILSDGVLWDVSSGKEIHKFDKLNQTISGVFHPNGLEIVSNTEVWDLRTFHLLRTVPALDQCYVKFSPQNVIYGICPELETEPNSDNVFFESSFKVLDGYDYSSISTVDVKRNIYDLAINLYGSQIAIVENQGGYNSVQESVVRIYSVGRKKNTEDDAEEEEEEMENSEDNSMSETESVGSSSSSEDDDDDDDNDDDDDGAGDGGDDDNDDAEDDDGGNNNDDDVDEEDASSWTTTSDLEDFLLL; encoded by the exons ATGGCATCGCCATCGGATCAAGCCGAAGTATTGCGTGGTCGCGATCTGGCCCGCATATTTCAGTTGTGGGAGGAACGGCACAGCATTCCCGGCTACGACCCGGAACCGATTGTCACGAG ATTGGCGGAAATTTTCGAGGAAGAAACCGAAGTGTACATGCGCAAAGATCCGGATCCTTTCGATGAACGACATCCCTCCCGAACGGACCCAAACAGTGAGCTGGGTCGCATGCTAAAAACCTTATTCCGCAAAGATCACTTCATGACCCGACTGGTAAACGATTATCTCCGAGATAACTTTTTCACTCGACAAAATGTTCAACAGTGCTCACAACCTCTGAACATAGCGGCATGTCGGCTGATATTGGTCATTATGCCGGGACTGGAAACTTCGGCAGTCTTTCAGGCTGAGTTCGATCACTTGATTACGAGGTTGTATGGCTGGGCTGAATCAAGCCCGGAACCGTTGCAAAGCTACGCCACGGGCCTTTTGGGAGCAGCGATGGAGGTACAGGAAATTGCCGTTAGTTTTCGTGAACAAAACATTCGCCTATTACCAATAATGTTGAGGAGGTTGCATGTGTTGCAACTAGCGCATAGGAACCGTGATCGTCTATTGGAGGCAGGTGAAGGAACAAGTAGCACTGCTTTCCAGAGGATGTTCCAAGGGGAAGCAGCTGTTATTAGTGCGAAATCTACAGCTGGTGATTCCATGATAGTGGATAGAGCTGACGATCACATATCTCGTCCTTTTGCTCATTTAGGACCTTCAGAAGTGGACGGTGAATTTGTAGTCACAAACGGTCCCAACCCGATGTCAAATTTGAATGCTTTATTTCAAAACGAAAATAGTCAAAACACACAAGATAATGGTCAGAGCAAATCGACACATAGAAATATGATTCCCATTTATCCGGCAACAATTGCGACCAGCCAAATGTTGATCTTACGATACTTGACACCGATGGGAGAATATCAAGAGTTTTTGCCGCACGTTTTCGAGCATAATGCTATGAGTTTGATCTTCCGGTACATAGAGAATTTGGACGCAAAAGACACATGTCTAGCTTTCGAGGCACTAAAGTATTTGGCTTCGTTGCTATGTCATAAAAAGTTTTCACTAGAATTTATCGCCAATGGCGGCCTGGAACGGTTGCTGAAAGTTCCTCGGCCCAGTTTAGCTGCCACTGGCGTATCGATTGCCTTTTACTATCTGGCCTATTGTGAGGATGCTATGGAACGGATTTGTCTGATGCCGCAGAAAATTATCACTGAGCTGGTTTCATATGCCTTGTGGCTGTTGGGATGCTCTCATGATTCTGGTCGATGTCACGCCACCATGTTTTTTGGTCTCAGCTGTCAGTTTAAAACAATGATGGACGAGTTCGACAAGCAGGATGGTCTTCGGAAGCTGTACAATGTGATTGCCGTTTTGCCGATTCTTCTGCCAGCGGATGACTATAATTTGAATGATGACGAAGAGTGTGCGGCTCGGCAAGTCGTTCGTCACGTGTGTGTTGCGTTGAAAAAATACTTCGAAAATCATCTGTACTACAAGTACAGTCAGGTGACTCGACAGCAATGTCCTACTGGAACTCTGGCACAACCAGTTTTTAAATCGGTTAAAAATTCACCAGAAGTTATTAGTGAACAAATCAAGACACTTCAAGAGCTACTCCCGATGAAAGCTCCCTGGACACCGGTTGATGAGTTTTTGACTCTGGGTGGTGTGAATCTGTTGCTGCGCATTATCGCTTTAGCCTACGAATGGAATTACAGTGGACG TTCTTGCAGTGCCGAGACGGTGCGCGCCGCGTTGGACGTGCTGAATGTGAGCTGCGTGATTCCACGAGTCCATGCTGTGTTCTGTGAGCGAATAGAGTTTCCTGACGAAGGATCGGCTGCTGGAATCAACATCGTGCTAGGAGCAGCGGAAGGTGAAATTGTAGCTGATGCTGAAGTTCAAAAATCCGCCCTGGCGGTGCTGGTAAATACGGTCTGTGCTCCGATTCATCGGCCCAGTGGTTCACTGGCTAGGTTTGGCTCTGCGAAGAAAAGGATGCCGAATAAAAATTCAGAAGAACTTTTGCAAAAAGTGTGGGAAAGTGTGCGTTCCAACAATGGAATCATAGTTCTACTGTCATTGATGTGTGTGAAAACGCCGATAACCGATGCAGATTGTATACGGGGAATGGCATGTCGAGCGCTGGCTGGTCTGGCGAGATCAGAGACAGTGCAGCAAATTATCGGAAAACTACCACTGTTTGTAAATGGGCAACTGCAAA GTCTAATGCGCGATCCTATTCTACAGGAAAAACGTGCGGAACACGTGCAATTCCAGAAGTATGCCTTGGAGCTGATGGAACGTGTTTCCGGTAAAGCTAAAACGTTCAACAATCAGCTTGACACTTCGCTAGCGGATATTCACAAGGCGAATGTGGTAGCCCAGAccaaaatacaattcaatgagCAACAACTATTTCAGTTAATCTATCAACATCTTGTGGCACGAGGCTTAACAGAAACTGCCGCTTCACTAGTGAAAGAAGCTAACATTACAATACCCACCACACTGCAGCAGCAGAATGCGCAGGTGACAAACATTGGTCGAAACTTACATCACTCGCCATTCACTTTCCGGTCACCTAACGCAAGTATGATACAACGGGCACGGATACGTAGTAAAACAACGGAAGCCGTTTTCAATCACTCAACTGCTCAGGCAAATTTACAAGCTGCACTAGCAGCGGCTAGTTCCGAAGGAAACGGCTTGAACAATGCTAATGGAGATCCTCACCAGGCGCGTCAAACTGATTTGTTGGGCAGTGCTGGCACTGCGGCGGTGACAGCCCTGGAACCAAACCCCATGGAACCGTTTACACCgataaaattgattaaaaagaCAAACATAGCTAGCGTCAGTGCTGGAGGGCCCGTCGGAGGTAGCTCTTCCCACGGTAACAGCAACAATCTAAACACTCCTTTTTCCTCATTGTCTAGTAATAGTCAGCAGCGATCGCTGCAGAAGCAAATATCGGCCACCATCGATACCGCGTCGTTTCTCGTTCCCGCTTCGACGTCTTCCAAAACAACTGCACAGGATCCAGTTGGCTGTACGGTAACGCTGGACACTATCATTACCGAGTACCTCACCAATCAACACGCGTTGTGCAAGCACCCGATGTCAACCTGTCCGCAGTTCGATCTGTTCGTCCCACACAAGTGCCCAGATCCCCGACCGAATCGGGCCTCTGGAATGAGCATGAACTTTGCGGCACGGTTCTTCAAAAGACATGCTGGCTTTTCGTCTCGGCGGTTTGACCGGAGATTGGTCCATTCAAATTTCTCCGCCTCACGAGTGCTGCGGCCGCAGGATTCGGACTTCTTCTTTACGTGTTGTGATTTTACG CCATGCGCCACGAAGCTAATCACGGGTTCGCACAGTGGAGAAGTGAAAATCTTTAATCTGAGCGATAGCAACGAGGAATTCAGCTATTCGTGCCACGAATCCTATCTGAATTCTATCAAGTGCAGTAAGGACGGTCGGCTACTGTTGACATCTTGTGCCTGGCGCTCGCCGATGTCCGTGTTGTGGAACATCGAAAACAATCGCTTCTCGCACAAGCTGCAATGGGACGAGGAAGAGTACTTGGAGTTCCCCAATATCATGCAGGACAAAGTGCTAGCAACGACAGGAGAG GTGGCGACAATTTATGATATTAACACGGGGCAAAAGATTCTATCACTGGTGCCGAATATCTATAATCAGTATTCGAAGAATCGTGCCACATTCTGTCCGACGGACGAACTTATCTTGTCTGATGGTGTACTGTGGGATGTCTCGTCCGGTAAGGAGATTCATAAGTTCGATAAGCTGAACCAAACCATATCTGGGGTTTTCCATCCCAATGGGTTGGAAATCGTTTCCAACACCGAGGTGTGGGACCTGCGTACATTCCACCTTCTGCGAACGGTTCCAGCGTTGGATCAGTGCTACGTCAAATTTTCTCCTCAGAATGTGATATATGGTATCTGTCCGGAACTGGAGACGGAACCGAACTCGGACAATGTGTTTTTCGAATCCAGCTTCAAGGTACTAGACGGATACGATTATTCGAGCATTTCGACGGTAGATGTTAAGCGAAACATATACGATTTGGCTATCAATCTCTACGGTAGCCAGATTGCGATTGTCGAAAACCAGGGCGGTTACAACTCGGTACAGGAATCAGTGGTACGGATCTACAGTGTGGGCCGCAAAAAGAATACCGAAGACGATGCCGAAGAGGAGGAAGAGGAGATGGAAAACTCCGAGGACAATTCCATGTCGGAGACGGAGTCAGTCG GTTCCTCCTCGTCCAGTGaggacgacgacgatgacgacgataacgacgacgacgatgacggtGCCGGGGACGGTGGTGACGATGATAATGACGATGCTGAAGATGACGATGGTGGCAACAATAACGACGATGACGTGGATGAGGAAGACGCTTCTTCCTGGACTACAACCTCCGATCTGGAGGATTTCTTGTTGTTATAG